One Cohnella candidum genomic region harbors:
- a CDS encoding DinB family protein — protein MNKTEYAWVRQTRGILFDFCGGLEPESLTRPLDGFGYASIRDMLVHTADCYRAWIGSFILSKTNKPLTPKEDIPNISLDGIRAIFDQADALVAELLGSPDSYMDEPIDKVIPWRTTGETLTITPRKLLMHTVTHEYHHKGQIVSMIRHLGYVPPNTDVLGTDD, from the coding sequence ATGAACAAAACGGAATACGCATGGGTCCGGCAGACCCGCGGCATCCTTTTCGATTTTTGCGGCGGGCTGGAGCCCGAAAGCTTAACGCGTCCGTTGGACGGATTCGGGTACGCCAGCATTCGGGATATGCTGGTCCACACGGCGGATTGTTACCGCGCATGGATCGGTTCTTTCATTCTGTCGAAAACGAATAAGCCGCTCACGCCGAAAGAAGACATTCCGAATATCAGCTTGGACGGCATCCGAGCGATTTTCGACCAAGCGGATGCACTGGTGGCGGAACTGCTCGGAAGTCCCGATTCGTATATGGATGAACCGATCGACAAAGTGATTCCGTGGAGGACGACAGGCGAAACGCTGACCATCACGCCCCGTAAGCTGCTGATGCATACGGTCACCCACGAATACCATCACAAGGGCCAGATCGTCTCCATGATCCGTCACTTGGGTTATGTTCCGCCGAACACGGACGTGCTGGGAACGGACGATTAA
- a CDS encoding alpha/beta fold hydrolase gives MGIESKKASHNGIGIHYLDSNTDSSLVPLLICPGLSETAEEYLDLIEYVSPRRCVVLSFRGRGQSDTPEQGYGHQDHLADMECVVQSAQLNRFHLYSYSRGVSYALGYLEKNQSKVVSLIAQDYPPEHRKMPDGWAQEYIAQYLVIRPEAVWGIQRESDFLAFDFKTDIRMLLLRGTLEGRLLEDKGIDAYRRICPKVAVRNFKSSGHDIRNTEKDLLFKTISDFISQS, from the coding sequence GTGGGAATCGAGTCTAAGAAAGCCAGCCATAACGGCATCGGCATTCACTACCTGGATTCGAATACGGACTCTTCGTTGGTTCCACTGTTGATCTGTCCCGGTTTATCGGAAACGGCGGAAGAATATTTAGATCTGATCGAATATGTTTCTCCGAGAAGATGCGTGGTGCTTTCCTTTCGAGGGAGAGGGCAAAGCGACACTCCAGAACAAGGATACGGCCATCAAGATCATCTCGCGGATATGGAGTGCGTCGTACAATCCGCGCAACTGAACCGGTTTCACCTTTACTCGTATTCCCGAGGAGTGTCCTACGCGTTAGGTTATCTAGAGAAGAACCAATCGAAAGTCGTTTCTCTGATCGCCCAGGACTATCCTCCAGAGCACCGAAAGATGCCCGACGGATGGGCGCAAGAATACATAGCACAGTACCTCGTCATAAGACCGGAGGCTGTGTGGGGCATTCAGAGAGAATCGGATTTCCTTGCATTCGATTTTAAAACTGACATCCGCATGCTCCTCTTAAGAGGAACACTCGAAGGCCGATTGTTAGAAGACAAAGGAATCGACGCCTATCGAAGGATTTGCCCGAAAGTTGCAGTTCGAAACTTCAAATCCTCCGGCCATGACATCCGAAACACCGAGAAAGACCTCTTATTTAAAACGATAAGCGATTTCATCAGCCAATCATAA
- a CDS encoding Gfo/Idh/MocA family protein produces the protein MLKVGVVGTGGIFKWAHLPGWLSVKEAEIVAFCDAFPGAAEAVAKDYPGTKAYTDYREMIADPSIDIIGISTPNLFHSEIAIAALRQGKHVFCEKPDAVNPVEAQKMADAARETGKVLMTMRNNRFSSEAQFVKRLAEQGKLGDLYMGRCGWIRRRGIPGRGGWFTTKELSGGGPLIDLGVHMIDLAMWIGGNPKPVTVSGSTYRKFADRPDASGNVPAGTFDVEDLAAGFIRFDNGASLQIEFSWASNVAAEQKFLEWRGTEGGFSLINDKLNLFTETDGVLLDQQPHLETAQLPQHTANIRHFVEVVLGREQPIITPDQGVDMIKILSAIYESAELGREVRL, from the coding sequence ATGTTGAAAGTCGGAGTCGTCGGAACGGGCGGCATTTTTAAATGGGCGCATCTGCCGGGCTGGTTGTCGGTTAAAGAAGCGGAAATCGTTGCGTTCTGCGACGCATTTCCTGGAGCCGCCGAAGCGGTAGCAAAGGATTACCCCGGAACGAAGGCTTACACGGACTACCGCGAAATGATTGCGGATCCGTCCATCGACATCATTGGAATCAGCACGCCGAACCTGTTCCATTCCGAAATCGCGATCGCGGCGCTTCGGCAGGGCAAACACGTTTTCTGCGAGAAGCCGGATGCGGTAAACCCGGTCGAAGCCCAGAAAATGGCGGATGCCGCGCGTGAAACCGGCAAAGTCCTGATGACGATGCGGAACAACCGCTTCAGCTCGGAAGCTCAATTCGTGAAGCGGCTGGCTGAGCAAGGCAAACTCGGCGACCTGTACATGGGACGCTGCGGCTGGATCCGTCGCCGGGGCATTCCGGGACGCGGCGGCTGGTTCACGACGAAGGAACTGTCCGGCGGCGGCCCGTTGATCGACCTGGGCGTGCACATGATCGACCTGGCCATGTGGATCGGCGGCAATCCGAAGCCGGTCACCGTCAGCGGTTCGACCTACCGCAAGTTCGCGGACCGTCCGGACGCGTCCGGCAACGTGCCGGCTGGCACATTCGACGTAGAGGACCTGGCGGCCGGATTCATCCGTTTCGATAACGGCGCTTCGCTGCAAATCGAATTCAGCTGGGCGTCGAACGTTGCGGCCGAGCAGAAGTTTCTCGAGTGGAGAGGCACGGAAGGCGGCTTCAGCCTGATCAACGACAAGCTGAACCTCTTTACGGAAACGGATGGGGTACTGCTCGATCAGCAGCCTCATCTGGAGACCGCCCAGCTTCCGCAGCACACGGCGAACATCCGCCATTTCGTCGAGGTCGTGCTCGGCCGCGAACAGCCGATCATCACCCCCGACCAAGGCGTGGACATGATCAAAATCCTGTCGGCGATTTACGAATCGGCCGAACTCGGCAGGGAAGTTAGATTGTAA
- a CDS encoding ThuA domain-containing protein, with product MSQPINVTIWNEYRHEKKNDKVASVYPNGMHAAIAEGLDVAANVKIATLDDPEHGLTEEVLNGTDVLIWWGHVAHDEVRDEIVERVHQRVLKGMGLIVLHSGHFSKIFKKLMGTSCDLKWREADEKERIWVVNPAHPIAEGIGEYFELPQEEMYGEHFDIPQPDELVMVSWFEGGEVFRSGCCYSRGAGKVFYFRPGHETYPTYYNPQVRKVISNAVKWAAPVKRDYPRYGNAKPLETIKGSV from the coding sequence ATGAGCCAACCGATTAACGTTACGATTTGGAACGAATACCGCCACGAAAAAAAGAACGACAAAGTCGCCTCGGTGTACCCGAACGGCATGCATGCCGCGATCGCCGAAGGACTGGATGTCGCCGCGAACGTAAAGATCGCCACCTTGGACGATCCGGAGCATGGACTGACCGAAGAAGTGCTGAACGGCACCGACGTGCTGATCTGGTGGGGGCACGTGGCGCATGACGAAGTCCGGGACGAAATCGTCGAGCGCGTTCATCAGCGCGTCCTGAAGGGCATGGGGCTGATCGTGCTTCACTCGGGCCATTTCTCGAAAATTTTCAAAAAGCTGATGGGGACGTCTTGCGACCTGAAGTGGAGAGAAGCGGACGAGAAGGAACGCATTTGGGTCGTCAACCCGGCTCACCCGATCGCCGAAGGCATCGGGGAATATTTCGAGCTGCCGCAGGAAGAAATGTACGGCGAGCACTTCGACATCCCGCAGCCGGACGAGCTCGTCATGGTCAGCTGGTTCGAGGGCGGCGAAGTTTTCCGCAGCGGCTGCTGCTACTCGCGCGGTGCGGGCAAAGTGTTCTATTTCCGTCCGGGACACGAAACATATCCGACGTACTATAACCCGCAAGTGCGGAAAGTCATTTCCAACGCCGTCAAATGGGCCGCTCCGGTGAAGCGGGACTACCCGCGTTACGGCAACGCCAAACCGCTCGAAACGATCAAGGGGAGTGTATGA
- a CDS encoding AraC family transcriptional regulator, whose product MEMRHEQVVYQNPFLSIRIWQIDTAMPAVKEVRAQTEAAWMQKQYSQWHYHEEVEFLLILEGELTAFCSEEKLVLRSGDIALFGSSEPHTTLQTTEGRLSYIVLQIDLRKYWDISTLNSMQHFSEVIRPLSALNYVYMANPDVKNRTASLMREIYEEMNRKQIGYELSVSSRIKDMLLLLLRHDDQRRLHYLDSHLLERLQPAIDYVEERLSEKLSVSEVSRRMNMSYTHFIKTFKKAVGMSFTDFVVYKRIKKAEQLLLTSNVSIAEAAEAAGISNLGHFYDMFRRYNGCSPKQFKQKLREPFTEDNDSLEADGSAS is encoded by the coding sequence ATGGAAATGAGACACGAGCAAGTCGTCTATCAGAATCCGTTCCTGTCCATTCGGATATGGCAGATCGATACCGCAATGCCCGCCGTGAAAGAAGTCCGCGCCCAAACGGAAGCCGCATGGATGCAAAAGCAATACTCCCAGTGGCATTACCATGAGGAAGTGGAGTTCTTGCTCATCCTGGAAGGAGAATTGACGGCTTTCTGCTCGGAGGAGAAGCTTGTGCTCCGCTCGGGCGATATCGCGTTGTTCGGTTCTTCCGAACCGCATACGACGCTGCAGACGACGGAAGGACGCTTGAGTTACATTGTGCTCCAAATCGACCTTCGAAAATATTGGGATATCAGCACCCTGAACAGCATGCAGCATTTCTCCGAGGTCATCCGGCCGCTCAGCGCGCTCAATTACGTGTACATGGCGAACCCGGACGTCAAGAACCGGACGGCGTCGCTTATGCGTGAAATTTACGAAGAAATGAACCGTAAGCAAATCGGCTACGAGCTGTCCGTCTCTTCCCGCATCAAGGACATGCTGCTGCTGCTCTTGCGGCACGACGATCAGAGGCGCCTGCATTATTTGGACAGCCATCTGCTCGAGCGTCTCCAGCCCGCGATCGATTACGTGGAAGAGCGGCTCAGCGAGAAGCTGTCCGTCTCCGAGGTCAGTCGGCGGATGAACATGAGCTATACGCACTTCATCAAAACGTTCAAAAAAGCGGTCGGCATGTCCTTCACGGACTTCGTCGTCTACAAGCGCATCAAAAAAGCCGAGCAGCTGCTCCTGACGTCGAACGTCAGCATCGCCGAAGCGGCGGAAGCGGCGGGGATTTCCAACCTCGGCCATTTTTACGACATGTTCCGCCGCTACAACGGCTGTTCTCCGAAACAATTCAAACAAAAGCTCCGTGAACCTTTCACGGAAGACAACGACAGCTTAGAAGCAGACGGGAGCGCATCATGA
- a CDS encoding threonine aldolase family protein: MNAIEFLEQTFNSCERQLGHHGKRNIRVLKEAFEQIEESRLSDRYGTGAVIEDFQAKMAALLGKEAAVFFPSGTMAQQIALRIWCDEKSLKKVAYHPLSHLEIHEQDGLKELHGIQTVLLADRDRVIELEDVKGMTENVACILLELPQREIGGQLPSFETLVGISDYCREKGIGLHLDGARLLEVLPYYGKTAAEVCALFDSVYLSFYKGIGGIAGAILAGDSEFLSKSKIWKRRYGGDLISLYPYILSADYYYELRAPKMGQYYEDAKELAASFNACHGVSTLPVVPVSNMFHVHIDLPKEKAASILAEVQRATGIGFTSYLKEIDESTCAFEMSVGDQYADLPKEDLRRAFRLLDDGMKA, translated from the coding sequence ATGAACGCCATCGAATTTCTAGAACAAACTTTCAATTCTTGCGAACGCCAATTGGGCCATCACGGCAAACGGAATATCCGGGTGCTGAAGGAAGCCTTCGAGCAAATCGAGGAAAGCCGGTTAAGCGATCGGTACGGGACGGGAGCGGTCATCGAAGATTTTCAAGCGAAAATGGCGGCCCTTCTCGGCAAAGAAGCGGCAGTGTTCTTCCCGAGCGGGACGATGGCCCAGCAAATCGCGCTGCGGATCTGGTGCGACGAGAAGAGCCTGAAGAAGGTCGCTTACCATCCGCTGAGCCACCTGGAAATCCATGAGCAAGACGGCTTGAAGGAGCTGCACGGGATTCAAACGGTACTGTTGGCGGATCGGGACCGCGTAATCGAGTTGGAAGACGTGAAGGGCATGACCGAAAACGTTGCCTGCATCCTGCTCGAGCTGCCCCAGCGCGAGATCGGCGGCCAGCTTCCGAGCTTCGAAACGCTTGTCGGCATCTCGGATTACTGCCGGGAGAAAGGCATCGGGCTGCATCTGGACGGAGCCCGGCTGCTCGAGGTGCTGCCGTACTACGGCAAAACAGCCGCCGAAGTGTGCGCGTTGTTCGACAGCGTCTACCTCTCCTTCTACAAAGGAATCGGCGGAATCGCGGGTGCGATACTGGCGGGTGATTCCGAGTTCCTCTCCAAATCGAAAATATGGAAAAGGCGCTATGGCGGCGACTTGATCAGCCTGTACCCCTACATTCTGTCGGCGGATTACTACTACGAACTTAGAGCTCCCAAAATGGGGCAGTATTACGAAGATGCCAAGGAACTGGCCGCATCGTTCAACGCCTGCCATGGCGTCTCCACGCTGCCGGTCGTGCCCGTCTCGAACATGTTCCACGTCCATATTGATCTCCCTAAAGAGAAGGCGGCTTCGATCCTGGCTGAGGTCCAACGGGCAACGGGAATCGGATTTACTTCTTATTTGAAGGAAATCGACGAGTCGACCTGTGCTTTCGAGATGAGCGTGGGCGATCAATATGCGGATTTACCGAAAGAGGATCTCCGTCGGGCGTTCCGGTTACTCGACGATGGCATGAAAGCATAA
- a CDS encoding Crp/Fnr family transcriptional regulator encodes MAISETVLLKGAGAATERKENPLGIQSFFSAEQFERIAELMYPKRAEAGSYLFWEGEPTGKLYYIRSGKVKLRKSTEDGKDFILSILQAGDMICEPEDGMRAVHSFSAEVMENADIGVVQWKDLEILLYRHGDFAVRFMNWMALMHRVTESKFRDLLLYGKPGALASTLIRMANTYGVMGADGIRISLKLTNAELAEFIGTTRESVNRMLNGLKEEGTIDIRKGRIVILDLKALKGMCHCPACPACPKEVCRI; translated from the coding sequence ATGGCCATTAGCGAAACGGTATTGTTGAAGGGTGCCGGCGCAGCGACGGAACGGAAAGAGAATCCGCTGGGCATCCAAAGCTTCTTCTCGGCAGAGCAATTCGAACGGATCGCCGAGCTGATGTATCCCAAACGCGCGGAAGCCGGCAGCTACCTGTTCTGGGAAGGCGAACCGACCGGCAAGCTTTACTACATCCGTTCGGGCAAGGTGAAGCTGCGGAAATCGACCGAGGACGGCAAAGACTTCATTCTCTCCATCCTGCAGGCGGGCGACATGATTTGCGAACCGGAGGACGGCATGCGCGCCGTGCACAGCTTCAGCGCCGAAGTGATGGAGAACGCGGACATCGGCGTCGTGCAATGGAAAGACCTGGAGATCCTGCTCTACCGCCACGGCGACTTCGCCGTCCGGTTCATGAACTGGATGGCGCTGATGCACCGCGTCACCGAATCGAAATTCCGCGATCTGCTTCTCTACGGCAAACCGGGCGCTCTGGCTTCCACGCTGATCCGGATGGCGAACACGTACGGCGTCATGGGAGCGGACGGTATCCGGATTTCGCTGAAGCTGACGAACGCCGAGCTGGCCGAATTCATCGGGACGACCCGGGAAAGCGTCAACCGGATGCTGAACGGCCTGAAAGAAGAAGGAACGATCGACATCCGCAAAGGCCGGATCGTCATTCTGGACCTGAAAGCCTTGAAAGGCATGTGCCATTGCCCCGCCTGCCCCGCTTGCCCGAAGGAAGTTTGTAGGATCTGA
- a CDS encoding LutC/YkgG family protein produces the protein MAETHQELLARLEKESCAKQAAFMNDIAAKLKRPRVTEPPQRPFRGAPEFWNAFEWQMEERIAKFIENFKAVGGHAQRLPGMDEAKAFIAGKAAEMGAKYVVRQDQRELADLGLEAAIPDAHVSVWNEDPAGDWKARAAEADFGVVLADYAAAYTGSITVLSDKTKGRSVSLLPTVLFALIPADRLKTRLGEILPDFDRAGRANLPAGIHFISGPSRSADIENDLTIGVHGPGIVYALIIG, from the coding sequence ATGGCTGAGACGCATCAAGAGCTGCTGGCCCGGCTGGAGAAGGAATCATGCGCCAAGCAGGCGGCTTTCATGAACGACATCGCGGCGAAGCTGAAACGGCCTCGCGTGACGGAGCCGCCTCAGCGCCCTTTCCGGGGGGCGCCCGAATTCTGGAACGCATTCGAATGGCAGATGGAAGAGCGGATCGCGAAGTTCATCGAGAACTTCAAGGCCGTAGGCGGCCATGCGCAACGGCTCCCAGGCATGGATGAAGCGAAGGCGTTCATCGCCGGCAAAGCGGCCGAGATGGGGGCGAAATACGTCGTCCGCCAGGACCAGCGCGAGCTGGCCGATCTCGGATTGGAAGCCGCGATCCCGGACGCCCACGTCTCCGTCTGGAACGAGGATCCGGCCGGCGACTGGAAAGCCAGGGCAGCCGAAGCCGACTTCGGCGTCGTGCTCGCCGACTACGCCGCCGCTTACACCGGTTCGATCACCGTGCTGTCGGATAAAACCAAAGGCCGCTCGGTCAGCCTGCTGCCGACCGTGCTGTTCGCGCTGATCCCGGCCGACCGGTTGAAAACCCGGCTCGGCGAAATCCTGCCCGACTTCGACCGGGCGGGGCGGGCCAACCTGCCGGCGGGCATCCACTTCATCTCGGGTCCGAGCCGTTCGGCGGACATCGAGAATGACCTGACGATCGGGGTACACGGACCGGGAATCGTCTACGCGCTCATCATCGGCTGA
- a CDS encoding LutB/LldF family L-lactate oxidation iron-sulfur protein, whose protein sequence is MSAAQAKGSVKQRAELALNDEFLRKAVKFTTERLRTGKLAAAEQHGNWDDWRERGRQIRLHTIAHLDYYLNLFVENARANGVHVHFAQTGAEAVRIALAVAQSKAAKTVVKSKSMVTEELHLNHALHDIGVEAIETDLGEYIIQLAGETPSHIIIPAIHKNRYQIAELLSKEAGETLEADTTILAGFVRKKLREKFLEADIGMTGCNFAIAETGSMVLFENEGNARMVTTVPKTQITLMGMERIIPSWTDLEVMATLLPRSATGQKLTVYMSGITGPRREADADGPEEMHIIIVDNGRSNQLGDPEFQELLNCIRCGACLNACPVYRHIGGHAYGGTYSGPIGAVLTPALQKNVAEWDDIANASSLCGACYEACPVKIPLHDMLVYLRRRKVESGHGNKLESAGMKGFAAVAGGSGVMGAAVKLGQIGQKLVVRGGGIRLKVGPLKGWNTYRVAPSLAKRSFRQQWDRLKRETTDASKAMDPAVKARMEAILKERGKGGGGHHG, encoded by the coding sequence ATGAGCGCGGCACAAGCTAAGGGAAGCGTCAAACAGCGCGCGGAGCTGGCGCTGAACGACGAGTTTCTCCGCAAGGCGGTCAAGTTTACGACCGAGCGTTTGCGCACCGGTAAGCTAGCTGCGGCTGAGCAGCACGGCAACTGGGACGATTGGCGCGAGCGCGGACGGCAAATCCGGCTTCATACGATCGCGCATTTGGATTATTATTTGAACCTGTTCGTCGAGAACGCGCGGGCGAACGGCGTGCATGTGCATTTCGCGCAAACCGGCGCGGAAGCGGTGCGCATCGCGCTCGCCGTGGCGCAAAGCAAAGCCGCCAAGACGGTCGTCAAATCGAAGTCGATGGTGACCGAGGAGCTGCATCTCAACCATGCGCTCCACGACATCGGCGTCGAAGCGATCGAGACGGACCTGGGTGAGTACATCATCCAACTGGCAGGCGAGACGCCGTCACATATCATCATTCCCGCGATCCACAAAAACCGCTACCAGATCGCCGAGCTTCTGTCCAAGGAAGCAGGCGAGACGCTGGAGGCGGACACGACGATCCTGGCGGGGTTCGTCCGCAAGAAGCTGCGCGAGAAATTCCTCGAAGCCGACATCGGCATGACCGGCTGCAACTTCGCGATCGCGGAGACCGGGTCGATGGTGTTGTTCGAGAACGAAGGCAACGCGCGCATGGTCACGACCGTTCCGAAAACGCAGATCACGCTCATGGGCATGGAACGCATCATCCCATCCTGGACCGACCTCGAAGTGATGGCGACGCTGCTGCCGAGATCCGCGACGGGGCAGAAGCTGACCGTCTACATGTCCGGCATTACCGGACCGCGGCGGGAAGCGGACGCCGACGGACCGGAGGAAATGCACATCATCATCGTCGACAACGGCCGTTCCAATCAACTCGGCGATCCGGAATTCCAGGAGCTGCTGAACTGCATCCGCTGCGGGGCTTGCTTGAACGCCTGCCCGGTCTATCGGCACATTGGAGGCCACGCTTACGGCGGCACTTACAGCGGCCCGATCGGCGCGGTGCTGACGCCGGCTCTGCAGAAGAACGTGGCGGAATGGGACGACATCGCCAACGCTTCCAGCTTGTGCGGCGCCTGCTATGAAGCGTGTCCGGTCAAGATTCCGCTGCACGACATGCTCGTCTACCTGCGGCGCCGCAAGGTGGAATCCGGGCACGGCAACAAGCTGGAATCGGCTGGCATGAAAGGCTTCGCGGCCGTCGCCGGGGGTTCCGGCGTCATGGGAGCGGCGGTCAAGCTCGGACAGATCGGGCAGAAGCTGGTCGTCCGCGGCGGAGGCATCCGCTTGAAGGTCGGTCCGCTGAAAGGCTGGAACACGTATCGCGTGGCGCCTTCGCTGGCGAAGCGTTCGTTCCGCCAGCAATGGGACCGATTGAAGCGCGAGACGACCGACGCGAGTAAGGCGATGGATCCCGCCGTGAAGGCGCGGATGGAAGCGATTCTGAAAGAAAGAGGCAAGGGAGGCGGCGGACATCATGGCTGA
- a CDS encoding (Fe-S)-binding protein yields the protein MKVSLFITCLSDAIYPRVGEAMVRLLARYGVELEFPRVQTCCGQPAYNSGYWDEARKTARTILDAFDDSDFVVSPSGSCTYMIHHYPELFKDEPAYLEKAGRLQEKTYEFTQFLVQVLGVKDLGAKFPHKVTYHPSCHGSRLLGVKDEPMELLQHVQGLEFVPLPYAQDCCGFGGTFAVKMADISGAMVTEKVDHVKETEAEVLVGLDMACLMNIAGNLRFRGEPVRVMHLAELLYEGVKGA from the coding sequence ATGAAAGTATCCTTGTTCATTACCTGCCTGAGCGATGCCATCTATCCTCGCGTAGGGGAAGCGATGGTCCGCCTGCTCGCCCGTTACGGCGTGGAATTGGAGTTCCCGCGCGTGCAGACGTGCTGCGGCCAGCCTGCTTATAACAGCGGCTACTGGGACGAGGCGCGGAAAACCGCGAGGACGATTCTCGACGCGTTCGACGACAGCGATTTCGTCGTGTCGCCTTCCGGTTCCTGCACCTATATGATTCATCACTACCCGGAACTCTTCAAAGACGAGCCTGCCTATCTGGAGAAGGCCGGCCGCCTGCAGGAGAAAACCTACGAGTTCACGCAGTTCCTCGTGCAGGTACTTGGCGTGAAAGACCTCGGCGCGAAGTTCCCGCATAAGGTCACTTATCATCCTTCCTGCCACGGCAGCCGCCTGCTCGGCGTGAAAGACGAGCCGATGGAGCTGCTTCAGCACGTCCAAGGCCTCGAGTTCGTGCCGCTGCCCTATGCCCAAGATTGCTGCGGGTTCGGCGGGACTTTCGCGGTGAAAATGGCGGACATTTCCGGCGCCATGGTGACCGAGAAGGTGGACCACGTCAAGGAGACGGAAGCCGAAGTGCTGGTCGGCCTCGACATGGCATGCCTCATGAATATTGCCGGCAATCTTCGGTTCAGGGGCGAGCCGGTGCGCGTCATGCACCTCGCCGAGCTTCTCTATGAAGGAGTGAAGGGTGCATGA
- a CDS encoding DeoR/GlpR family DNA-binding transcription regulator — MLVAERYDKIVQLVNDRGSIRVTELSELCGVTEETIRRDLDRLEQAGRLRRSHGGAVSVKDDAVQSEIPYAEREILHSEEKRRIAEAAVGLIQPKDRILLDASTTAWYMARSLPDIPLTVLTNSIRVASELAVKEKIDVISTGGLLAQRSLSFVGPLAERTLDGYYVDKLFFSCKGVHPERGVSESNELQARVKQKMIDRADRVILLADSSKFGVQAFTHVAAMDQIDEIITDRKLPSEIRGRLEERSLSLTVV; from the coding sequence ATGCTGGTAGCGGAACGTTACGATAAAATCGTGCAGCTGGTCAACGACAGGGGAAGCATCCGGGTCACGGAGCTCAGCGAACTGTGCGGCGTGACGGAGGAGACGATCCGCCGGGATTTGGACCGCCTGGAGCAAGCCGGCCGCCTCCGCCGTTCCCACGGCGGCGCGGTCAGCGTCAAGGACGATGCCGTGCAATCGGAAATTCCGTATGCCGAGCGGGAGATCCTCCATTCCGAGGAGAAGCGTCGGATCGCGGAAGCCGCGGTCGGCTTGATCCAGCCGAAGGACCGCATCCTGCTGGACGCGAGCACGACGGCTTGGTATATGGCCCGCAGCCTGCCGGACATCCCGCTGACCGTACTGACGAATTCGATCCGCGTGGCGTCTGAGCTCGCCGTCAAGGAGAAGATCGACGTCATCTCCACCGGCGGCCTGCTGGCGCAGCGTTCGCTGTCCTTCGTCGGTCCGCTCGCGGAACGAACTTTGGACGGGTATTACGTTGACAAACTTTTCTTTTCCTGCAAAGGCGTCCATCCCGAACGCGGCGTCAGCGAATCGAATGAACTTCAAGCCCGTGTGAAGCAGAAAATGATCGACCGGGCGGACCGCGTCATCCTGCTGGCGGATTCGAGCAAATTCGGCGTCCAAGCGTTTACCCACGTAGCCGCCATGGACCAAATCGACGAGATCATTACCGACCGCAAGCTGCCTTCCGAAATCCGCGGCCGGTTGGAAGAGCGCAGCTTGAGCTTAACGGTCGTATAG